Proteins encoded within one genomic window of Cucumis sativus cultivar 9930 chromosome 3, Cucumber_9930_V3, whole genome shotgun sequence:
- the LOC101221977 gene encoding protein arginine N-methyltransferase 1.5 isoform X1, whose amino-acid sequence MPLGDRAGDKSESRYCGVETEFDDDVPQLLLSNLSSAGFDFVVAPLMDPSYRPSLMRKENGGSAVLPFAGSDLVLSPAQWSSHVVGKISSWIDLDSEDEILRIDSETTLKQEIAWASHLSLQACLLPAPKGTSYANYARCVHQILQGLNNMQLWLRIPLVKVDEDSTDVNSDNLVDSWDLWNSFRLLCEHHSQLSTAIDVLSTLPSPNALGRWFGESVRAAIFSTDCFLTNSRGYPCLSKRHQKLITGLFNHSIQVVLSGKPLHNVSKGSADLPTGLNKNSSDGAQSHPLRCYLDYIAFLYQRMDPLPEQERIELGYRDFLQAPLQPLMDNLESQTYETFEKDAVKYIQYQRAIVKALKDRVADENASSITTVLMVVGAGRGPLVRAALQAGEETGRKLKVYAVEKNPNAVVTLHSLVKMEGWERIVTIISCDMRHWDASEQADILVSELLGSFGDNELSPECLDGAQRFLKQDGISIPSSYTSFIQPITASKLYNDVKAHKDVSHFETAYVVKLHNVARLSPPQPVFTFTHPNWTPDGSNQRYQKLAFEIPNDTGAALVHGFAGYFDATLYGDVHLGIEPSTATPNMFSWFAIFFPLRTPICVRPGSPLEVHFWRCCSSHKVWYEWCVTSPSQSPLHNCNGRSYWVGL is encoded by the exons ATGCCGCTCGGAGATAGGGCTGGTGACAAGAGCGAGTCTCGATACTGTGGCGTCGAGACTGAATTTGATGATGACGTGCCTCAGCTTCTTCTCTCAAATCTTTCTTCTGctggttttgattttgttgtcGCTCCTCTG ATGGATCCATCCTATCGACCAAGCTTGATGCGGAAAGAAAATGGTGGTTCTGCTGTTCTCCCATTTGCTGGATCAGACTTGGTTTTAAGCCCAGCTCAGTGGAGCAGCCACGTTGTTG GAAAAATTAGTTCTTGGATTGACTTAGATTCTGAAGATGAGATTCTACGAATTGATTCTGAGACAACTCTAAAGCAAGAGATTGCATGGGCTTCTCATCTCTCTTTGCAG GCATGCCTTCTTCCAGCGCCTAAAGGAACATCATATGCTAATTATGCTCGGTGTGTTCATCAGATTTTACAAGGCCTTAATAATATGCAG tTGTGGCTCAGGATACCTCTGGTGAAGGTTGACGAAGATTCTACAGATGTGAACTCTGATAATTTG GTTGATTCTTGGGATTTATGGAACTCATTTCGCCTGCTTTGTGAGCACCACAGTCAGTTATCAACTGCAATTGACGTTTT GAGTACATTGCCTTCACCAAATGCGCTTGGAAGATGGTTTGGGGAGTCTGTCAGAGCGGCCATTTTTAGTACTGAT TGTTTCTTGACAAATTCACGGGGTTACCCATGCCTGTCAAAGCGGCACCAGAAGTTGATTACTGGACTTTTCAATCATTCGATTCAG GTAGTTTTATCTGGAAAACCATTGCACAACGTTTCAAAGGGATCTGCAGATTTGCCTACTGGTCTGAACAAAAATTCTTCTGATG GGGCACAATCTCATCCATTGAGGTGCTATTTAGATTATATTGCTTTTCTTTACCAGAGAATGGACCCACTTCCTGAGCAAGAACGAATTGAG CTGGGATACAGAGACTTCTTACAGGCCCCTCTCCAA CCTCTTATGGATAACCTAGAGTCTCAAACATATGAAACTTTCGAGAAAGATGCAGTCAAATACATTCAG TACCAACGTGCAATTGTTAAAGCTTTAAAAGACAGGGTGGCAGATGAGAATGCATCTTCAATAACGACA GTATTGATGGTCGTAGGTGCAGGACGTGGACCTCTTGTTAGGGCTGCATTGCAG GCTGGAGAAGAAACGGGTCGCAAACTGAAAGTATATGCTGTGGAAAAAAATCCCAATGCAGTTGTCACTCTTCAT aGTTTGGTGAAAATGGAAGGTTGGGAAAGGATTGTTACCATAATTTCTTGCGACATGCGTCACTGGGATGCTTCAGAGCAGGCTGACATTTTG GTCAGTGAGTTACTGGGTTCTTTTGGTGACAATGAACTATCTCCCGAGTGTCTTGATGGGGCCcaaagatttttaaaacagGATGGCATTTCAATACCTTCTTC GTACACGAGTTTCATCCAACCAATTACAGCCTCCAAGCTATACAACGAT GTTAAGGCACATAAAGATGTGTCCCACTTTGAAACTGCGTATGTTGTCAAACTGCACAATGTGGCAAGACTCTCGCCTCCTCAGCCC gTTTTTACCTTCACTCACCCCAATTGGACACCTGATGGAAGCAATCAGCGATATCAGAAGCTCGCTTTCGAGATACCTAATGATACCGGTGCTGCCTTAGTTCATG GCTTCGCTGGTTATTTTGATGCGACGTTGTACGGCGACGTACATCTAGGCATTGAACCATCAACCGCAACACCAAATATGTTCAGTTG GTTTGCTATATTTTTCCCGTTGAGAACTCCAATATGCGTGCGACCTGGTTCTCCACTAGAAGTACATTTTTGGCGTTGTTGTAGTTCTCATAAG GTTTGGTACGAGTGGTGTGTAACATCTCCGTCCCAATCTCCGCTTCATAACTGTAATGGTCGTTCCTATTGGGTTGGCCTATAA
- the LOC101222453 gene encoding uncharacterized protein LOC101222453, protein MAVSVKLMSLLVGTLGVISFVFGVVAENKKPASGTPIPGKGHVVCKYQSDPTVALGFLSFMFLLASSCAGYLSLFYPYEGKSVPRGAFFKSSTFFAFFNIALFTTGLAITMLVWPTVTEQLHLTRNVHFNLDTACPTAKTGLLGGGAFLSLDSSLFWLVALMLAGNAREDYFDEIAEKGTTNVEAVKSSA, encoded by the exons ATGGCTGTTTCTGTTAAGTTGATGTCTCTTCTTGTTGGAACTTTGGGTGTCATATCATTTGTATTTGGAGTAGTTGCTGAAAACAAGAAG CCTGCTTCTGGAACTCCCATCCCAGGCAAAGGCCATGTAGTCTGCAAATATCAGAGCGACCCAACGGTGGCTTTGGGATTTCTTTCctttatgtttcttcttgCTTCTTCATGTGCAGGATACCTCTCTCTATTCTATCCTTACGAGGGAAAATCCGTTCCTCGAGGTGCCTTCTTTAAGAGCAGTACTTTCTTTGCATTCTTCAACATTGCTCT GTTCACAACTGGATTAGCTATAACTATGCTGGTATGGCCTACCGTGACAGAGCAACTTCACTTGACCCGCAATGTTCATTTCAATCTCGACACAGCATGCCCGACTGCTAAGACCGGTCTTCTAGGTGGTGGTGCGTTTCTATCTCTTGATTCGTCCCTCTTTTGGTTGGTTGCTCTGATGCTTGCTGGCAATGCACGAGAGGACTACTTCGATGAAATAGCGGAAAAAGGAACCACCAATGTTGAAGCTGTTAAGAGCAGTGCATga
- the LOC101221977 gene encoding protein arginine N-methyltransferase 1.5 isoform X2 has protein sequence MGFSSLFAGGALKIIKHPSKQLRADLLQACLLPAPKGTSYANYARCVHQILQGLNNMQLWLRIPLVKVDEDSTDVNSDNLVDSWDLWNSFRLLCEHHSQLSTAIDVLSTLPSPNALGRWFGESVRAAIFSTDCFLTNSRGYPCLSKRHQKLITGLFNHSIQVVLSGKPLHNVSKGSADLPTGLNKNSSDGAQSHPLRCYLDYIAFLYQRMDPLPEQERIELGYRDFLQAPLQPLMDNLESQTYETFEKDAVKYIQYQRAIVKALKDRVADENASSITTVLMVVGAGRGPLVRAALQAGEETGRKLKVYAVEKNPNAVVTLHSLVKMEGWERIVTIISCDMRHWDASEQADILVSELLGSFGDNELSPECLDGAQRFLKQDGISIPSSYTSFIQPITASKLYNDVKAHKDVSHFETAYVVKLHNVARLSPPQPVFTFTHPNWTPDGSNQRYQKLAFEIPNDTGAALVHGFAGYFDATLYGDVHLGIEPSTATPNMFSWFAIFFPLRTPICVRPGSPLEVHFWRCCSSHKVWYEWCVTSPSQSPLHNCNGRSYWVGL, from the exons ATGGGCTTCTCATCTCTCTTTGCAG GAGGTGcattaaaaatcattaaacatCCATCTAAACAGTTAAGAGCTGATTTACTGCAGGCATGCCTTCTTCCAGCGCCTAAAGGAACATCATATGCTAATTATGCTCGGTGTGTTCATCAGATTTTACAAGGCCTTAATAATATGCAG tTGTGGCTCAGGATACCTCTGGTGAAGGTTGACGAAGATTCTACAGATGTGAACTCTGATAATTTG GTTGATTCTTGGGATTTATGGAACTCATTTCGCCTGCTTTGTGAGCACCACAGTCAGTTATCAACTGCAATTGACGTTTT GAGTACATTGCCTTCACCAAATGCGCTTGGAAGATGGTTTGGGGAGTCTGTCAGAGCGGCCATTTTTAGTACTGAT TGTTTCTTGACAAATTCACGGGGTTACCCATGCCTGTCAAAGCGGCACCAGAAGTTGATTACTGGACTTTTCAATCATTCGATTCAG GTAGTTTTATCTGGAAAACCATTGCACAACGTTTCAAAGGGATCTGCAGATTTGCCTACTGGTCTGAACAAAAATTCTTCTGATG GGGCACAATCTCATCCATTGAGGTGCTATTTAGATTATATTGCTTTTCTTTACCAGAGAATGGACCCACTTCCTGAGCAAGAACGAATTGAG CTGGGATACAGAGACTTCTTACAGGCCCCTCTCCAA CCTCTTATGGATAACCTAGAGTCTCAAACATATGAAACTTTCGAGAAAGATGCAGTCAAATACATTCAG TACCAACGTGCAATTGTTAAAGCTTTAAAAGACAGGGTGGCAGATGAGAATGCATCTTCAATAACGACA GTATTGATGGTCGTAGGTGCAGGACGTGGACCTCTTGTTAGGGCTGCATTGCAG GCTGGAGAAGAAACGGGTCGCAAACTGAAAGTATATGCTGTGGAAAAAAATCCCAATGCAGTTGTCACTCTTCAT aGTTTGGTGAAAATGGAAGGTTGGGAAAGGATTGTTACCATAATTTCTTGCGACATGCGTCACTGGGATGCTTCAGAGCAGGCTGACATTTTG GTCAGTGAGTTACTGGGTTCTTTTGGTGACAATGAACTATCTCCCGAGTGTCTTGATGGGGCCcaaagatttttaaaacagGATGGCATTTCAATACCTTCTTC GTACACGAGTTTCATCCAACCAATTACAGCCTCCAAGCTATACAACGAT GTTAAGGCACATAAAGATGTGTCCCACTTTGAAACTGCGTATGTTGTCAAACTGCACAATGTGGCAAGACTCTCGCCTCCTCAGCCC gTTTTTACCTTCACTCACCCCAATTGGACACCTGATGGAAGCAATCAGCGATATCAGAAGCTCGCTTTCGAGATACCTAATGATACCGGTGCTGCCTTAGTTCATG GCTTCGCTGGTTATTTTGATGCGACGTTGTACGGCGACGTACATCTAGGCATTGAACCATCAACCGCAACACCAAATATGTTCAGTTG GTTTGCTATATTTTTCCCGTTGAGAACTCCAATATGCGTGCGACCTGGTTCTCCACTAGAAGTACATTTTTGGCGTTGTTGTAGTTCTCATAAG GTTTGGTACGAGTGGTGTGTAACATCTCCGTCCCAATCTCCGCTTCATAACTGTAATGGTCGTTCCTATTGGGTTGGCCTATAA
- the LOC101221749 gene encoding uncharacterized protein LOC101221749 — MAFRSSIAKFSLFSSSSSQSLHFQHFFFTCTTPPPRIFRFCSISTASGVKNKAKKEKQKKSKNLKASTSVSKSSESASLSSKLALVKEKRRTRSTKEFDENAIPIGDTAAHIPVMLAEVLDVFASSSGRPLRSFVDCTVGAGGHSSAIIQAHPELNFYMGMDVDPIALDKAQDRISDFFSEDSDLKAYIVLKNFKYVKSLLADSDEKPLDPGVDGMMMDLGMSSMQVDDPERGFRVLGDGPLDMRMDPQASLKAEDILNNWPETEVGRILRVYGEESNWYSLQNKIVKARSQGGLHSTTQLLDLIRKSTLGFKGGRQGWIKTATRVFQALRIAVNDELNVLQNSLYTCFDCLAPGGRLAVISFHSLEDRVVKQTFLDIINPKTEGDEDGGEVTKIMEENEEWIKQTVKGLKGTVLTKRPITPSEEEERLNRRSRSAKLRVIQKNIVVC; from the exons ATGGCATTCAGATCATCAATCGCGAAGTTCtccttgttttcttcttcgtcATCGCAATCTCTCCATTTTCagcatttcttcttcacatgTACTACTCCGCCGCCGAGAATTTTCCGGTTCTGCTCCATTTCTACTGCTTCTGGTGTTAAGAACAAGGCAAAGAAGGAGAAGCAGAAGAAATCGAAGAATCTCAAGGCGAGTACCTCGGTTTCGAAATCATCGGAGTCTGCTTCTTTATCTTCGAAGTTAGCTTTGGTGAAGGAGAAAAGGAGGACTCGGTCCACTAAGGAATTTGATGAGAACGCTATCCCGATTGGCGACACAGCTGCTCACATTCCGGTAATGCTTGCGGAAGTATTGGACGTATTCGCTAGTTCATCTGGAAGGCCGCTACGATCCTTTGTAGATTGTACCGTCGGTGCCGGTGGACATTCCTCAGCG ATAATTCAAGCGCATCCAGAGTTAAATTTTTACATGGGAATGGATGTTGATCCAATTGCACTTGACAAGGCTCAAGATCGGATAAGTGATTTCTTCAGTGAGGATTCTGATTTGAAAGCATATATAGTTCTGAAGAACTTTAAATATGTGAAATCACTACTGGCTGATTCAGATGAGAAACCGCTAGATCCTGGAGTTGATGGAATGATGATGGATTTAGGAATGTCATCCATGCAG GTGGATGACCCTGAAAGAGGATTTAGAGTCCTTGGTGATGGACCTCTTGATATGCGAATGGATCCTCAG GCAAGTCTAAAAGCAGAGGACATATTGAACAATTGGCCGGAAACAGAAGTGGGTCGTATCTTGCGGGTTTATGGAGAAGAAAGCAATTGGTATTCTCTTCAGAATAAAATCGTAAAAGCTCGATCACAAGGTGGATTGCATTCCACCACTCAATTACTTGATCTTATCCGTAAATCTACTCTGGGATTTAAAG GAGGAAGACAAGGTTGGATAAAGACAGCAACCAGGGTATTCCAAGCGCTAAGGATTGCTGTTAATGATGAACTCAATGTATTACAAAACTCCCTGTATACGTGTTTTGATTGCCTCGCACCTGGCGGTCGACTTGCCGTCATCTCCTTCCACAGTTTGGAGGATAGAGTTGTGAAGCAAACATTTCTAGACATCATTAACCCCAAAACGGAAGGAGATGAAGATGGAGGAGAAGTCACAAAGATTATGGAAGAGAATGAAGAATGGATTAAGCAAACTGTTAAGGGTTTGAAAGGCACAGTCCTCACGAAAAGGCCTATAACTCCATCGGAGGAGGAAGAGAGGTTGAATAGACGTTCTAGGAGTGCTAAGCTCAGAGTAATTCAGAAGAATATTGTTGTTTGCTGA
- the LOC101222863 gene encoding uncharacterized protein LOC101222863 produces the protein MAVSVKLMSLIVAALGVTSFIFGVIAENKKPASGTPIPGKGIVICQYPGDPTVVLGYLSVAFLLASSAAGYLSLFYPYQGKSVPRGAMFKSSSFSTFFNIALFTTGLAITLLVWPTVTEQLHLTRNVHHNIETACPTAKTGLLGGGAFLSLDSSLFWLVALMLAGNAREDYFDEIAEKGSNSESLKSSA, from the exons ATGGCCGTGTCTGTCAAGCTGATGTCTCTTATTGTCGCAGCTTTAGGTGTAACGTCCTTTATATTTGGAGTCATTGCTGAGAACAAGAAG CCTGCATCTGGAACTCCCATCCCAGGCAAGGGTATCGTTATCTGTCAGTATCCAGGCGACCCAACTGTGGTCTTGGGATATCTTTCCGTTGCATTTCTTCTTGCTTCTTCAGCTGCAGGATACCTCTCTTTGTTCTATCCTTACCAAGGAAAATCCGTTCCTCGAGGGGCCATGTTTAAGAGCAGCAGTTTCTCCACCTTCTTCAACATTGCCTT GTTCACAACTGGACTGGCTATAACTTTGCTCGTGTGGCCAACGGTCACCGAGCAACTTCACTTGACGCGCAACGTTCATCACAACATCGAGACAGCGTGCCCAACCGCCAAGACCGGTCTTCTAGGGGGTGGTGCATTTCTATCTCTTGATTCTTCCCTCTTCTGGCTGGTTGCTCTGATGTTGGCTGGAAATGCTCGTGAGGACTACTTCGATGAAATAGCGGAAAAAGGAAGCAATTCTGAATCTCTTAAGAGCAGCGCATGA